In Idiomarina sp. PL1-037, a single genomic region encodes these proteins:
- a CDS encoding SufE family protein → MASWEQLFRHLVQQAKSLPEYPQECRDDDHLVGGCEAKVWLWLDTSDPQAVVIRFDSESRIVRGLLALLQQRLDGCSVAEIAAFDIDAFYRAEGLDNALSPSRSNGLYQVAKTLKLRVIEA, encoded by the coding sequence ATGGCCAGCTGGGAGCAGCTTTTTCGTCACTTAGTTCAACAAGCCAAAAGTCTACCAGAATATCCGCAGGAATGTCGTGATGACGATCATCTGGTGGGTGGCTGCGAGGCTAAAGTATGGCTGTGGCTGGATACTTCTGACCCGCAAGCGGTCGTTATTCGCTTTGATTCTGAGTCACGCATTGTGCGCGGCTTACTGGCGCTGCTACAGCAGCGGCTGGATGGCTGCTCAGTAGCGGAAATAGCGGCCTTTGATATTGACGCCTTTTACCGCGCCGAAGGCCTCGACAACGCCCTAAGCCCTTCGCGCAGCAACGGCCTGTACCAGGTAGCCAAAACCTTGAAGTTGCGGGTTATTGAGGCGTGA